Proteins encoded together in one Labrus mixtus chromosome 18, fLabMix1.1, whole genome shotgun sequence window:
- the LOC132993807 gene encoding tubulin beta-4B chain-like, with the protein MREIVHLQAGQCGNQIGAKFWEVISDEHGIDPTGSYHGDSDLQLERINVYYNEASGGKYVPRAVLVDLEPGTMDSVRSGPFGQIFRPDNFVFGQSGAGNNWAKGHYTEGAELVDSVLDVVRKEAESCDCLQGFQLTHSLGGGTGSGMGTLLISKIREEYPDRIMNTFSVVPSPKVSDTVVEPYNATLSVHQLVENTDETYCIDNEALYDICFRTLKLTTPTYGDLNHLVSATMSGVTTCLRFPGQLNADLRKLAVNMVPFPRLHFFMPGFAPLTSRGSQQYRALTVPELTQQMFDTKNMMAACDPRHGRYLTVAAIFRGRMSMKEVDEQMLNVQNKNSSYFVEWIPNNVKTAVCDIPPRGLKMAATFIGNSTAIQELFKRISEQFTAMFRRKAFLHWYTGEGMDEMEFTEAESNMNDLVSEYQQYQDATAEEEGEFEEEGEEDLA; encoded by the exons atgagggAAATCGTACATCTGCAGGCCGGCCAGTGTGGAAATCAGATCGGAGCAAAG TTCTGGGAGGTGATAAGTGACGAACATGGAATCGACCCAACTGGTTCATACCACGGGGACAGCGACCTGCAGCTGGAGCGGATCAACGTGTATTACAACGAAGCATCAG GTGGCAAGTATGTCCCTCGTGCAGTGCTGGTGGACTTGGAGCCAGGCACGATGGACTCTGTGAGGTCTGGTCCCTTTGGCCAGATCTTTAGACCAGACAATTTTGTCTTTG GCCAGAGTGGAGCAGGTAATAACTGGGCTAAAGGTCACTACACCGAGGGAGCGGAGCTGGTGGACTCGGTCCTGGATGTGgtgaggaaggaggcagagagcTGCGATTGCCTCCAGGGCTTCCAGCTCACCCACTCGCTGGGTGGAGGCACCGGCTCTGGTATGGGCACGCTGCTCATCAGCAAGATCCGAGAGGAGTATCCAGATCGCATCATGAACACATTCAGTGTGGTGCCCTCACCCAAG GTGTCAGACACAGTCGTTGAACCGTACAATGCAACCCTCTCCGTCCACCAGCTGGTGGAGAACACAGATGAGACCTACTGCATTGATAATGAGGCTCTGTATGACATCTGCTTCCGCACACTGAAGCTCACCACACCCACATACGGTGACCTCAACCACCTGGTCTCAGCCACCATGAGTGGGGTTACCACCTGCCTGCGCTTCCCCGGGCAGCTCAACGCCGATTTGAGGAAATTGGCCGTGAACATGGTGCCCTTCCCCAGGCTGCACTTCTTCATGCCGGGCTTCGCCCCCCTGACCAGCCGCGGCAGCCAGCAGTACAG GGCACTGACCGTCCCTGAACTCACCCAGCAGATGTTCGACACCAAGAACATGATGGCAGCTTGTGACCCACGCCACGGGCGCTACCTCACAGTCGCCGCCATCTTCCGAGGCCGCATGTCAATGAAGGAGGTAGATGAGCAGATGCTTAATGTTCAGAACAAGAACAGCAGCTACTTTGTGGAATGGATCCCCAACAACGTCAAGACCGCCGTCTGTGACATCCCTCCCCGCGGTCTCAAGATGGCCGCCACCTTCATTGGCAACAGCACAGCCATCCAGGAGCTGTTCAAACGCATCTCGGAGCAGTTTACTGCTATGTTCCGCCGCAAGGCCTTCCTCCACTG GTACACTGGCGAGGGCATGGATGAGATGGAATTCACTGAGGCTGAGAGCAACATGAATGATCTGGTGTCCGAGTACCAACAATATCAGGACGCCACTgctgaggaagagggagagtttgaggaggagggagaagaggactTAGCCTAG